In the genome of Triplophysa rosa unplaced genomic scaffold, Trosa_1v2 scaffold490, whole genome shotgun sequence, the window ctccacTTCCcccactatcgcaagagtaacgagctgcaggcccacagcgcagccaatctcgACACAGCGAAGCCAGTTAAGCATGATAAGCCTGCACGTTTATCAGTGTAAAGAAGTCCGAATGTATGAAATGGCTTTAAAGTGGTCCCCCAATAACTACGAGCCACGAAAAActttaagtgcaatattaataagCATAACAATTATTGCATAGGCCTACTATTAAATAAAATACCTTAAAATAGTACAtatgaacattttattaaattaaattaaattgtacATTTATAGATGTATACAAAATTACATACATTACAGTACTGAAATAATCTGATTTATGACTCATGAACTCACCCAGTACAATCAACAACTTGAATATACATCACTGGACCAGTTTTACCGTCGTATGGTGCTTTCGTCTTTTTTGAAGTTTATTAAATTCAATGCTTTATTACTAGCAATTATTGACTGCAAAAACATACATTCTTGGAAATACTATGTTACAACATCAAAGGATAAATGTTGGGGTGAGTAACTGATTAATtttctaatttaattttaattaaaaaagctACTTATGGGCTAgtacagaatcattttttttaaagggctAGCTGTCCTCCCTGGCTTGCTTTCTCGTGTTTTTCTTTCCTCTTCTGGTGACCCGATTTTTGTCTGTACCATCTCCTGCCATCTGATACGCCTACCGATCAGAACTGTGGTGCTACCTGCTACCTGCGCAGCCATGCATTCATTACGGCATTCATTATTGCTTCGTAATAGATTATTGTACAAAGAGGCCATTTCACTAAGATCATAAAGAAAAGTATGCTGGGTTCAACTTGACCCCAAGGCCTTAGATCCTAATACATAAAGTACAGATTTGCAATTTGTTTGATGTTAAAAGAGTCAGGCATGTGATCAGCCAAGGACAAAAAAGAAGGGAGACCGCATGCACCCTCGCCCAACCCCAGTCCCCCCAAAAATAGtatttaatgttactaattaaatgttacatgattaaaaacaggaaactgtctaccaaaaatagatatttttcacttagcaacacaaaaacaaactattataaCTTCCCAATTCCGTCTGCCAATTTTGGAAATAtcagttcaaatgtttattagtttaacagtcacctaaacaatatttaatataataggTTGATGGTTTGTGCAAATATCTGATGATAATGTCAAATAAGATGGCATTTAGAAATGGCCCTTGAATAGTTTATACCAGGGCTACTTTGAGGAATTATTGCtgattacaataaaatttaaacaataattgaacacaaaaagtaaagaaTATTGTGGCCTCAAGAGACTTCcatacacagccactagatggcgcatctaCGTTATGCATACAGCGTTTTATCCGAATTAATCCGCAGGTTTTGCAAACGATGCATGTTGCGGTTTtagttaattaaaatgtatgctttcagTAGAGACGTCAACGCGTTTATATACAGTGACTAGATCGGCCATTTGTATAGTTGCCATTGATACAGTTTCAAGCCATCAAATCACGGAATGGCCTATTTTAGTCTCTGTGTATATagataatgttttaatattaaatcATATCATATAGACGTCTCAACTTCCAGACTCGGGTTTTTCTGTATACGTTACAAAACTCTGTTCAGTTCCccactaaattaaaaatgacccCACACACATTTTTGAGTACCAAAACAGCCGTGTTTGGCTTCTATTAGTCTGTTTGGAATCTCTGGAAACATAAAGATAACTCCCAAAATGAAGTTCTTCTGAATGAAGCGGTCgctctgcatttataacaagcgTGTGCATGACGTAGAGAGCGTAGAAAGGATCCTGTTGGCCAGCTGTATGATTACCACGCGCACATCCCCAAACCCCCAATCCCACCACGAATTATAATAAATCGAGTTTATGCAATTTACGCGGGTGATCCCAGCGAGGTTATACGGAAAAATCACATCCCTGAAGAGTTTATTAGGAGTGataacacaccaaaacaaaacaaaaaaattaaatgttttttaaaattatGACTACTCACAATAGTTTCTCCAGTTTATAACGTGGATCATCCCTCAGGTCAGAGAGCGGCTGCAAATctcttattttataatttttagaCAGATCCAGATGTCTCAGGTGTGCTGGGTTTGATGTCAGAGCTGAAGCTAAAACAGTACAACCTTCATCTGTGATATTACAATTCATCAATCTGtaaagaacaacaacaacatcttcACTCCCTTCAGTTTACAAAACACATCATATCAACTCAGATAACAATTTTGTTGGTTTTGAcatattttactatttttaatttaatttatgtggATGTATGTGTGCACCTACATtaattaggggtgtaacaatacatCGATATGGATCGATGCATcgattaaaataacaaaaatacgaTGCATCGATGCCACACGTAAAATATCGATATGAGGTGCCTTTATTTTGACACTGCCCACTCCACATTCTTCACATAACATCCATCAGTGTAATTTTTGTTAGTTCAGTGGCTCTCTCCAAGTAGGCCCATCCCAAGTGACTATGTGGTATTATATAACTaacttaaatacattttggtaCACAActaaaaatgtgcctctgtccaaatatttaggGACCtagctgtatatactgtatcttgATGTATATTTTTTCTTGAGTTTAAAAAAACGCCCGTAAGGCCATCATATATAAAATGCCTGTGCTGGTCATGATTAGAGACAGGAAAACCAAAGAAAAAACAGGATCAAAAACAGTAGAAAGGGTCTCTTTTATCACTTTTATTACTGTTCCCTCATCTACACTATCATCTACATATACACTTATGAATGCAGATTATGATCCCAAACACTACGATTTAGTATCACTATAAACTACTTGATAACATCTATTTAAGAACCACATCATGCATGATGATTATTAGAGAGATGATCTTACTCCAGTATCTCCAGTTTACAGTCAGCATTCTCCAGTCCAGCAGAGAGctgcttcactcctgaatctccaAGAGGATTTATGGACAGAATCAGATGTGTCAGGTGTGAGGTTATCAGAGCTGAAGACAGAGCAATACAACCTTCATCTGTGATATTACCCTGACTCAACCTGCAGAGAACAGAGACACAAATTACTCTCGCtgtaattatattataaatgaagaTTATGTTCCTACTGACACTGGTTAATGGCTGGAAtatacaagacttttaaaatcttaacagatttttttttaactagacatcatacactttttgaaagtttcagatagaaacacactaactgatcaaatctgcagactggcacagactttctgcaacaagtccagactgataatctgagcaaaagtcttaagtgtattttagccttaagtcTCACTATGAACTTCTCACTATAAACACAGAGAGATGATCTTACCCTAGAAACCTCAGGTTACAGAGAGGATTCACCAGTACAGCAGAGATCAGTTTCACTCCTGAATTTCCTACTTTATTCCCACACAGATCCAGTTCTGTCAGTTGTGTGGGGTTTGATTTCAGAGCTGATGCCAGACTGTCACAACCTTCAGCTGTGATATTAGAAGTCCAAAGCCTGTAAAGAACAATAACACACACTTCACTCTCTCAGTTCACAATACACCTCACAAAAAGGTAATTAAAGATCATTACAAATCTAACACATAAATTACTGTCAGGCAAATTTTGATAGAATGTCTGATCTGAACATTTTCATGACACAGAGAACAACATGATTAGAAGAAGTTACATAACAAATATAAATTCTACAAAGAGCAATTTTATATGCCTTTAAAAAGGCTCATGCCTGCTAaaagtaatgaaaataaaacactacAGTCTTCATTGTATGAATTAAATATACACTGACACTTGTTGAAGTATTACAGTTCTTCAGTGAAGAGCAGTatgtcattttctctttaatattAATGACAGAGTtaagattcgcttaataggactaggtgttataatcctaCTATTTCAGGACAGTTGAATTGcacaataggacatttcccacgccttatgacagagggagcagtcaagaatatgaatttaggaaaaggaggtctgaggtttcactgggttcatCGGGCACGCTATCCTCTGTGTTTGAGGGATTAAtgattttacaaatacatacttaactttccttgccattatcagagagacatcacATGAGTTGtgatcccactttcatcacatccattatcctgggtgaaagatgccttttggtgaggtgctactgataatgccctttgtatggttcccaatcaatgcgacacatcgtcagttgtgcacctcagcctcattgggtgtttcggccttttatcacaagacaccctcagccaagggaggcccaccgcagcCTACACTGaaatgcaagctcagtgcccctGGTCCCGTATGGCACAACATTACAACACAGTACCAAAATCAACACAACCATATGCACCAACCCGTTGggtaaggctgttatagccccactggcaccgttaatgcaagctcagtgcccccggtcccgtatgtcATAAGATTACAACAcccaacaccattttattacatttattacatattgtgtccttccgtttcaaccacagccagtggctgcttctctcagcaacagtggcaagttctttgactaaCGTCcattgggcctgtcctctgatccccacttccttaagcagccttgtagtggaatgggaaacaaagcccctgcagcccacttccaccgggaacactttTGCTGTCCATCCCCGCTCTTCAGCCTCCACTGCAaagttggcataccggagattctttctttcaaatgctttgttaatggcctcttcccaaggtacagtcaactcatctatgaggactgtcctactggagctggaccacagaaccatgtccggagaacctatcatcttctgattatttagaaaaggccaatgaaattggcgaatgaaatttgcatgccggactccgccccggatatccgggtattaaaggaagacggcgtgctgcattcattcacctcttggtctgaggagcctgagagcatccatCAACCGCTGcagcgggcggccagcgttgtggcaagaaggacacaacgtctcgttctctccatcagggacctgaggttacatccgtaaccaagacgttccgtttctgtcggtctctcgacgttgtgtcgagccaagagatggggttcctatggaaaacgccacagcgctgtgccgcgtcacaatctctagcggagcgacgctgactggcctgggcgagtcagacgtgagcgctagcgtgaaattgtaaccatcctgtgtagaggtagggggtcccagagcttttgaagaaaaggtgggaagcccctgccaccagctgtcacgggcggaggccttgattctctaacagcgagaagccgcccggcactgtaagggccactgggtttcccccctgggggaaaaacgctacagagaccactacctaccgtagggagggattagtggagacaccaacatggtctcagcatcaggggagaactcatgggaaaatgtgcggactgaatgagttaaccgcaagggagtccacctagggaggtcatgggttgccgaggtgggaaccagtCATGAgtatacatcagacggaaccacccagtgggggggggttaccacgtctggagcactaggtccggttagagctatgtggtagataactcaactgttccccggcctaagggggcagggctgctctgctcaGCCCgggcccccaggaaggtgcttagtgatggatggaatgcctgttctttactcagtggggaaagaagggaggcggaaatagccgaCTGACCCACCTAGAGGAAGGGGGGAAGTGCTTTCccggcgtacgccctaccggctgccggtcctacctgttgccctgcaggacgcggtctgacaccggttccacgcggaggttgtagaacctcgtgaaggtgttgggcatagcccaacctgcagctctgcagatgtctgccagagaggcgccctgagccagtgcccatgaggatgctacaccccgagtggagtagGTGCCCTCACTCCTAACAGgtaggggcgatcttgagatagCGACGGCATACCGATGGTCCAAATGGTTCAGGTCCAAATTCTAGGCAgtccgtggacacagagaatgcttgtaggtcccctaccctcttgatggaggcgtaTGCCACCAGGAGGGCCGTTTTTAGcgccaccaggagggccgtTTTTATCGTAAGATGAGAAATAGTggcctctcccaggggctcgaagggggggccctggaggcccgccaggaccacttcaaggtcccaagagggtacggagcgcggacgaggcggattcagccttcttgcgcccctaaggaacctaatgaccaggtcgtgctgtcctagagacttgccagcaACTGGTTTGTGATGTGCGGCGATGGCGGCAACATACaatttcagtgtggaaggggagaggtttctctcaagtctctcctgtaggaaggacagcacgttcccgatcgagcatctctgtgggacTTCTCCgcgagaagaacaccaggacgagaagaggcgccccTTACAGGTgtacagccgcctagtggcaggggccctagcctgggtgatggtctccaccaccgccgggggtaggccactcaggatctcctcgtcccattcaggggccagacatggaggttccagaggtctggcctgggatgccatgacgtgcccttc includes:
- the LOC130550942 gene encoding ribonuclease inhibitor-like; its protein translation is LWRCEITEEGCAALISALISNPSHLTYLHLSDNYLRDSGVKLVSTLLESPRCKLEKLRLWTSNITAEGCDSLASALKSNPTQLTELDLCGNKVGNSGVKLISAVLVNPLCNLRFLGLSQGNITDEGCIALSSALITSHLTHLILSINPLGDSGVKQLSAGLENADCKLEILELMNCNITDEGCTVLASALTSNPAHLRHLDLSKNYKIRDLQPLSDLRDDPRYKLEKLLIDLVSR